Proteins from one Plodia interpunctella isolate USDA-ARS_2022_Savannah chromosome 3, ilPloInte3.2, whole genome shotgun sequence genomic window:
- the Polr3B gene encoding DNA-directed RNA polymerase III subunit RPC2, whose translation MGELKEKARDWESTKGLREPIKTIEDKWKLVPSFLQVKGLVKQHIDSFNYFINVEIKKIVQANEKVFCDADPLFYIKYLNAYVGTPDLEEGFNVTKPTTPHECRLRDMTYSAPITVDIEYIRGNQRVIKNKQLIGRMPLMLRSSNCVLTNKSDFELAQLNECPHDPGGYFIIRGQEKVILIQEQLSRNRMIVDEFKGAIQCQVTSSTHEKKTRTNVIVKNGKYVLRHNALSDDIPIAIAFKAMGICSDQEIMQLIGTDDTTVKKMAPCIMDCHNLKIFTQNQALTYIGSKLKVKRFQTASSKSRTPVDEARDLLATTILAHVVVENFNFYVKAIYLAIMVKRVIEAETNKSAIDDPDYYGNKRLELAGSLLALMFEDLFKRFNWELKSIADKIIPKVKAAPFDVVKHMRPDLIANGLFTAISSGNWTIKRFKMERHGVTQVLSRLSYISALGMMTRVNSQFEKTRKVSGPRSLQPSQWGMLCPSDTPEGEACGLVKNLALMTHITTECSEEPIARLACNAGVEDVRLLGGEEINNPSVYMVFLNGNILGVSRQYKRLIRVFRMFRRRGLISAFVSIYPNHNQRTVYICSDGGRLCRPYIIVENGYPLVQQGHINELNRGIRKFQDFLSDGLIEYLDVNEENDSHIATVEAEIDPYVTTHLEIEPFTILGVCAGLVPYPHHNQSPRNTYQCAMGKQAMGTIGYNQKNRIDTLMYNLVYPQCPMVKTRTIELTNFDKLPAGQNATVAVMSYSGYDIEDALILNRASIDRGYGRCLVYKSVKTTMKRYSNQTSDRILGPSRDANTGKVIRAHDILDTDGIAAPGEMVENRQVLINKQMPPATINPVPQGQPQQVEYKDVPVTYKGPVESYIEKVMVSSNSEDAFLIKILLRQTRVPEIGDKFSSRHGQKGVTGLIVQQEDMPFNDRGICPDMIMNPHGFPSRMTVGKTIELLAGKAGLMEGKFHYGTAFGGSKVRDVCKELEKHGYNYHGKDIFYSGLTGEPLEAYIYSGPVYYQKLKHMVQDKMHARARGPRAVLTRQPTEGRSRDGGLRLGEMERDCLIGYGASMLLMERLMLASDAFSANICGACGRLASRAWCHACRSSAAVSSVHMPYACKLLFQELASMNIVPKLTLKKYS comes from the exons ATGGGTGAGCTGAAGGAAAAGGCTCGTGACTGGGAGTCTACCAAAGGTTTACGAGAACCTATTAAAACTATAGAG gataAATGGAAGTTGGTGCCATCCTTCTTACAAGTCAAAGGTCTCGTAAAACAACATATAGACTCATTTAACTACTTTATAAATGtggaaattaagaaaattgtcCAAGCtaatgaaaaagtattttgtgATGCAGATCCtctcttttatataaaatatttgaatgctTATGTTGGTACCCCAGATCTTGAAGAAGGTTTTAATGTGACAAAACCAACCACCCCTCATGAATGTCGCCTGAGGGATATGACTTATTCCGCTCCAATTACTGTTGATATTGAATACATCAGAGGCAACCAGAGAGTCATTAAGAATAAGCAGTTGATTGGCAG AATGCCTTTGATGCTAAGGTCATCAAATTGTGTTCTAACAAACAAATCAGATTTTGAGTTGGCTCAGCTGAATGAGTGTCCACATGATCCTGgtggttattttataatacgag GGCAAGAAAAAGTGATTTTGATCCAAGAGCAATTGTCCAGGAACAGGATGATAGTAGACGAATTCAAGGGTGCAATCCAGTGCCAAGTCACAAGTTCTACACATGAGAAGAAAACCAGGACGAATGTTATTGTGAAGAATGGAAAATATGTTCTGAGACATAATGCATTATCTGAT gATATTCCAATAGCTATAGCATTTAAAGCTATGGGTATTTGCAGTGATCAGGAAATAATGCAGCTAATTGGCACAGATGATACAACTGTAAAGAAAATGGCACCATGCATCATGGACTGCcacaatttgaaaatatttacccAGAACCAAGCATTAACATACATTGGCAGTAAGCTAAAAGTGAAAAG ATTCCAAACAGCAAGTTCAAAATCCCGTACGCCAGTTGACGAGGCTCGTGATCTTTTAGCCACAACAATATTAGCTCATGTTGTGgtagaaaattttaacttcTATGTCAAAGCTATTTACTTGGCTATCATGGTAAAACGAGTCATAGAGGCAGAGACAAATAAGTCGGCTATAGATGACCCTGATTATTATGGAAACAAGAGATTGGAGCTGGCTGGATCACTATTAGCATTAATGTTTGAAGATTTATTCAAAAGATTCAATTGGGAGCTGAAGTCCATTGCAGACAAAATAATACCAAAGGTGAAAGCGGCACCGTTTGATGTTGTAAAGCATATGCGGCCTGATTTGATCGCTAATGGACTATTCACTGCTATTTCTTCt ggaAATTGGACCATTAAAAGATTTAAGATGGAAAGGCATGGGGTTACTCAGGTGCTCAGTCGTCTTAGTTACATATCTGCGTTGGGTATGATGACGCGAGTGAACTCGCAGTTTGAAAAAACTAGAAAAGTATCGGGACCAAGGTCTTTGCAGCCCTCACAATGGGGTATGCTGTGCCCTTCTGACACGCCCGAGGGTGAGGCTTGCGGTCTCGTCAAAAACTTGGCACTAATGACCCATATCACTACCGAATGTTCAGAGGAACCGATCGCGAGACTGGCTTGTAATGCTGGCGTTGAAGACGTCAGATTGTTGGGAggagaagaaataaataatccttCTGTGTACATGGTGTTTTTAAACG gaAATATACTTGGAGTGTCACGACAGTATAAACGTCTCATCAGGGTGTTCAGGATGTTCCGACGGCGCGGTCTCATTTCTGCTTTTGTTTCCATCTATCCGAATCATAATCAGAGAACTGTGTACATATGCAGCGACGGCGGCAGATTGTGTCGCCCATATATAATTGTGGAGAATGGCTATCCTTTAGTGCAGCAAGGACATATAAATGAACTGAATAGGGGTATAAGGAAATTTCAGGACTTCTTGTCTGATGGCCTAATAGAGTATTTGGATGTAAACGAGGAGAATGACAGCCACATTGCAACAGTGGAAGCAGAGATTGACCCATATGTTACCACGCATCTGGAGATTGAGCCTTTCACAATTTTAGGCGTATGCGCCGGTCTAGTTCCATACCCACATCATAACCAAAGTCCTAGGAATACCTACCAATGTGCTATGGGTAAACAAGCAATGG gaACCATTGGTTATAACCAGAAGAATAGAATAGATACCCTCATGTATAACTTAGTATACCCACAATGTCCTATGGTGAAAACTAGAACAATAGAGTTAACAAATTTCGACAAGCTGCCAGCCGGGCAAAACGCCACAGTTGCTGTGATGAGTTACAGCGGTTACGACATTGAAGACGCGTTGATTCTCAACAGGGCGTCAATCGATAGGGGTTACGGTAGATGTCTCGTTTATAAAAGCGTGAAAACAACTATGAAAAGGTATAGTAATCAAACGTCGGATAGAATTTTAGGACCATCGAGAGACGCGAACACAGGAAAAGTTATTAGAGCACATGATATACTGGATACTGACGGCATCGCCGCGCCCGGGGAAATGGTCGAGAACAGACAAGTGctgataaacaaacaaatgccCCCGGCTACCATCAACCCCGTGCCTCAAGGCCAGCCTCAACAAGTAGAGTACAAAGATGTACCAGTCACATATAAAGGACCTGTAGAATCGTATATAGAAAAAGTTATGGTGTCGTCGAATTCTGAAGACGCGtttctcataaaaatattgctgaGGCAAACTAGAGTTCCAGAAATTGGGGACAAGTTCAGTTCCCGTCACGGCCAGAAAGGAGTGACGGGGCTCATTGTCCAGCAAGAAGACATGCCGTTCAACGACAGGGGCATCTGTCCCGACATGATCATGAACCCTCATGGATTCCCTTCTAGAATGACAGTGGGTAAAACCATTGAGTTGCTTGCTGGAAAAGCTGGTCTGATGGAAGGAAAGTTCCATTATG gtACTGCATTCGGTGGCTCGAAAGTAAGAGACGTTTGTAAAGAATTAGAAAAACATGGTTATAATTACCATGGGAAGGACATATTCTATTCTGGTTTGACCGGAGAACCCTTGGAAGCGTACATCTACTCTGGTCCC GTGTACTACCAGAAACTAAAGCACATGGTGCAAGACAAGATGCACGCGCGCGCCCGCGGCCCGCGCGCCGTGCTGACGCGGCAGCCCACGGAGGGCCGCTCGCGCGACGGAGGCCTGCGACTCGGCGAGATGGAGCGCGACTGTCTCATCGGATACGGCGCTAG CATGTTGCTGATGGAGCGCCTGATGCTGGCGTCGGACGCGTTCAGCGCGAACATCTGCGGCGCGTGCGGCCGGTTGGCCAGCCGCGCCTGGTGCCACGCCTGCCGCTCGTCCGCCGCCGTCTCCAGTGTGCACATGCCCTACGCCTGCAAGCTGCTCTTCCAGGAGCTCGCCTCCATGAACATCGTGCCTAAGCTCACCCTTAAGAAGTACTCGTGA
- the Miro gene encoding mitochondrial Rho GTPase isoform X2 codes for MVYESLPRNVRILLLGEPGVGKTSLILSLVTEEFTEHVPPKAEEITIPADVTPEQVPTNIVDVCVAEQSLEQVGEEIEKAHVICIVFSVDRQETLSKIASYWLPFVRDNCPDHLRKPVILVGNKIDLIDYSVIDNIWDIAEEYPEVDRCIECSAKTLTNVSEMFYNAQKAVLHPICPIYSIDEQELTEKCKRALTRIFKICDLDGDGLLDDYEVTIFQRKCFDTPLQLQVLDEVKSVIAQNIAGGIENDCITVKGFIFLHCLFIQRGRNETTWTVLRKFGYDESLELTHSYLYANIKVPVGCTSELSYKGQQFLTQLFEKYDRDKDGMLNPTELKNVFSCCPRIPWHNLRYTVPTNEKGYLTLQGWMCRWTLMTLIDLQNTSAYLAYLGFNFLENESQKVAIHITREKKVDIAKKQSSRNVYQCHVIGPRSCGKTSICRSFLGIAHKKIKPHANERGDSNPENCCINTVAVYGQEKSLVLREIPLARVSDSLQPHEVTCDVACLVYDVGASRSFEYIARVYIKYFAESHIPVLIVGTKGDSLVARQEYMLQPEVFCAKYQLLAPQIFNIRENKHDVFVKLATMAAFPHLKHFASLSGENSSWWKAGIGVAAATMMGLLLIKIFSFQRR; via the exons ATGGTTTACGAATCATTACCCCGAAACGTTCGCATCCTTTTACTAGGGGAACCAGGGGTTGGAAAAACTTCGCTTATTCTTTCTTTGGTGACTGAAGAATTTACAGAGCATGTGCCACCGAAAGCAGAAGAGATTACGATTCCTGCTGATGTCACACCTGAACAAGTACCAACGAACATTGTCGATGTTTGCG ttgcTGAACAGTCTTTGGAACAAGTAGGggaagaaatagaaaaggctCATGTTATATGCATTGTCTTTTCGGTGGACAGACAGGAAACCCTCAGCAAAATAGCCTCTTATTGGCTGCCTTTTGTCCGTGACAACTGTCCAGATCATTTAAGGAAGCCTGTAATACTTGTTGGCAACAAAATAGACTTAATAGATTATTCTGTAATTGAT aATATTTGGGACATAGCAGAGGAGTACCCAGAAGTGGACAGATGTATTGAATGTTCTGCAAAGACTTTGACAAATGTATCTGAAATGTTCTACAATGCGCAAAAAGCTGTACTGCACCCAATTTGCCCTATATACTCTATTGACGAGCAAGAG TTAACTGAAAAATGTAAGAGGGCACTTAcaagaatattcaaaatatgtgATTTAGATGGCGATGGACTTCTGGATGATTATGAGGTGACAATATTTCAAAGGAAATGTTTTGATACACCACTGCAATTACAG GTTTTGGATGAAGTAAAATCAGTGATTGCTCAGAACATCGCCGGGGGTATTGAAAATGATTGTATAACAGTCAAAGgtttcattttcttacactGTTTGTTCATTCAAAGAGGAAGAAACGAAACTACATGGACAGTACTTCGAAAGTTTGGATATGATGAAAGTTTAGAATTAACCCACAGCTATTTATATGCCAA tataAAAGTTCCAGTTGGTTGTACTTCTGAGCTGTCATACAAGGGACAACAATTTCTTACGCAGTTATTCGAAAAATATGACAGAGATAAGGATGGGATGCTAAACCCGacagaattaaaaaatgttttctcttGCTGCCCTAGGATACCTTGGCATAACTTAAGATACACGGTTCCAACTAATGAAAag GGCTACCTGACTCTTCAAGGATGGATGTGCCGGTGGACTTTGATGACGTTAATCGATTTGCAGAACACTAGCGCATATTTAGCATATCTAGGGTTTAATTTTCTAGAAAATGAGTCACAAAAAGTAGCAATACATA TAACACGTGAGAAAAAAGTGGACATTGCCAAGAAGCAGTCAAGCCGCAATGTGTACCAGTGCCACGTCATCGGCCCGAGGTCGTGTGGCAAAACCTCTATTTGTAGGAGTTTCCTTGGAATAGCTCataag AAAATAAAGCCGCACGCGAACGAGCGCGGCGACAGCAACCCGGAAAACTGCTGCATCAACACCGTGGCGGTGTACGGGCAGGAGAAGAGCCTGGTGCTGCGCGAGATCCCGCTGGCGCGCGTGTCGGACTCGCTGCAGCCGCACGAGGTCACCTGCGACGTCGCCTGCCTCGTGTACGACGTCGGCGCCAGCCGCTCCTTCGAGTACATCGCCAGGGTTTATATT AAATACTTCGCCGAAAGTCATATACCAGTGCTAATAGTGGGCACAAAGGGAGACTCACTTGTCGCGCGACAGGAATACATGTTGCAGCCCGAGGTTTTCTGCGCCAAGTACCAACTTCTAGCGCCCCAGATATTCAACATTAGGGAGAACAAACACGACGTTTTTGTCAAGCTTGCCACAATGGCAGCGTTTCC acacCTGAAGCACTTCGCGAGTTTGTCTGGTGAGAACTCGTCCTGGTGGAAAGCGGGCATCGGAGTCGCCGCGGCAACCATGATGGGACTCcttctcataaaaatattcagcTTCCAAAGACGGTAA
- the Miro gene encoding mitochondrial Rho GTPase isoform X1 yields MVYESLPRNVRILLLGEPGVGKTSLILSLVTEEFTEHVPPKAEEITIPADVTPEQVPTNIVDVCVAEQSLEQVGEEIEKAHVICIVFSVDRQETLSKIASYWLPFVRDNCPDHLRKPVILVGNKIDLIDYSVIDNIWDIAEEYPEVDRCIECSAKTLTNVSEMFYNAQKAVLHPICPIYSIDEQELTEKCKRALTRIFKICDLDGDGLLDDYEVTIFQRKCFDTPLQLQVLDEVKSVIAQNIAGGIENDCITVKGFIFLHCLFIQRGRNETTWTVLRKFGYDESLELTHSYLYANIKVPVGCTSELSYKGQQFLTQLFEKYDRDKDGMLNPTELKNVFSCCPRIPWHNLRYTVPTNEKGYLTLQGWMCRWTLMTLIDLQNTSAYLAYLGFNFLENESQKVAIHITREKKVDIAKKQSSRNVYQCHVIGPRSCGKTSICRSFLGIAHKKIKPHANERGDSNPENCCINTVAVYGQEKSLVLREIPLARVSDSLQPHEVTCDVACLVYDVGASRSFEYIARVYIKYFAESHIPVLIVGTKGDSLVARQEYMLQPEVFCAKYQLLAPQIFNIRENKHDVFVKLATMAAFPQFQAAWILFSKQRHLKHFASLSGENSSWWKAGIGVAAATMMGLLLIKIFSFQRR; encoded by the exons ATGGTTTACGAATCATTACCCCGAAACGTTCGCATCCTTTTACTAGGGGAACCAGGGGTTGGAAAAACTTCGCTTATTCTTTCTTTGGTGACTGAAGAATTTACAGAGCATGTGCCACCGAAAGCAGAAGAGATTACGATTCCTGCTGATGTCACACCTGAACAAGTACCAACGAACATTGTCGATGTTTGCG ttgcTGAACAGTCTTTGGAACAAGTAGGggaagaaatagaaaaggctCATGTTATATGCATTGTCTTTTCGGTGGACAGACAGGAAACCCTCAGCAAAATAGCCTCTTATTGGCTGCCTTTTGTCCGTGACAACTGTCCAGATCATTTAAGGAAGCCTGTAATACTTGTTGGCAACAAAATAGACTTAATAGATTATTCTGTAATTGAT aATATTTGGGACATAGCAGAGGAGTACCCAGAAGTGGACAGATGTATTGAATGTTCTGCAAAGACTTTGACAAATGTATCTGAAATGTTCTACAATGCGCAAAAAGCTGTACTGCACCCAATTTGCCCTATATACTCTATTGACGAGCAAGAG TTAACTGAAAAATGTAAGAGGGCACTTAcaagaatattcaaaatatgtgATTTAGATGGCGATGGACTTCTGGATGATTATGAGGTGACAATATTTCAAAGGAAATGTTTTGATACACCACTGCAATTACAG GTTTTGGATGAAGTAAAATCAGTGATTGCTCAGAACATCGCCGGGGGTATTGAAAATGATTGTATAACAGTCAAAGgtttcattttcttacactGTTTGTTCATTCAAAGAGGAAGAAACGAAACTACATGGACAGTACTTCGAAAGTTTGGATATGATGAAAGTTTAGAATTAACCCACAGCTATTTATATGCCAA tataAAAGTTCCAGTTGGTTGTACTTCTGAGCTGTCATACAAGGGACAACAATTTCTTACGCAGTTATTCGAAAAATATGACAGAGATAAGGATGGGATGCTAAACCCGacagaattaaaaaatgttttctcttGCTGCCCTAGGATACCTTGGCATAACTTAAGATACACGGTTCCAACTAATGAAAag GGCTACCTGACTCTTCAAGGATGGATGTGCCGGTGGACTTTGATGACGTTAATCGATTTGCAGAACACTAGCGCATATTTAGCATATCTAGGGTTTAATTTTCTAGAAAATGAGTCACAAAAAGTAGCAATACATA TAACACGTGAGAAAAAAGTGGACATTGCCAAGAAGCAGTCAAGCCGCAATGTGTACCAGTGCCACGTCATCGGCCCGAGGTCGTGTGGCAAAACCTCTATTTGTAGGAGTTTCCTTGGAATAGCTCataag AAAATAAAGCCGCACGCGAACGAGCGCGGCGACAGCAACCCGGAAAACTGCTGCATCAACACCGTGGCGGTGTACGGGCAGGAGAAGAGCCTGGTGCTGCGCGAGATCCCGCTGGCGCGCGTGTCGGACTCGCTGCAGCCGCACGAGGTCACCTGCGACGTCGCCTGCCTCGTGTACGACGTCGGCGCCAGCCGCTCCTTCGAGTACATCGCCAGGGTTTATATT AAATACTTCGCCGAAAGTCATATACCAGTGCTAATAGTGGGCACAAAGGGAGACTCACTTGTCGCGCGACAGGAATACATGTTGCAGCCCGAGGTTTTCTGCGCCAAGTACCAACTTCTAGCGCCCCAGATATTCAACATTAGGGAGAACAAACACGACGTTTTTGTCAAGCTTGCCACAATGGCAGCGTTTCC TCAATTTCAAGCTGCTTGGATTTTATTCAGCAAGCAAAG acacCTGAAGCACTTCGCGAGTTTGTCTGGTGAGAACTCGTCCTGGTGGAAAGCGGGCATCGGAGTCGCCGCGGCAACCATGATGGGACTCcttctcataaaaatattcagcTTCCAAAGACGGTAA